The Herpetosiphonaceae bacterium genome contains the following window.
TGCCCAGAGCGCTTGAGCTGCCGAACTGGCACGGCGCGCGCATCACGCCGACGCTGGGCCTGCCGCACTTCGAGAAGCTGCCCGACGTGGCGCACGCGCTCGATCGTTTCTGGCGCTTGTGGCAGGAGCCGGAGGCGACAACCGACGAGGCGGCGCGGCAGGTGGAACGGTAGATCGGCGCGATCCGAGCGCGGCGCTCTAGCGCTGGCATCCGGGGCAGTAGTGGGTATTGCGTCCGCCAAGCCGCACGCGCTCGATCGGCGTTTGGCAGCGCGGGCAAGGCTCTGCCGTGCGCTCGAAGATGTTGCGGCGATGTTTGGCGCGGCCTTTGCGTCCAAACAGATCGCGCTGCGTGCCGCGCAGAGCTATGCCTTCTTCGAGCACCGCGCAGATCGCACCGTGGAGCCGCTGTAGCTCATCCGTCGTCAGCGAGGCCGGTACACGCCGGGGATCGATGCCCGCCAGCCACATACTCTCGTCGGCATCGCGGTTGCCCAGCCCGGCCAGCACGCGCTGGTTGAGCAGCACCGTCTTGAGCGCGCCGCGCCGCCCGGCAAGCTGGCGCGCCAGCACCGCGACGCTAAAGCCGGGATCGAGCGCTTCGGGGCCGAG
Protein-coding sequences here:
- a CDS encoding DNA-formamidopyrimidine glycosylase family protein, whose amino-acid sequence is MAEVPEVETIVRDLRLAVIGRRIMGAEVIRAEAVRFPAPDEFVALLAGRHVLAAERRAKYILLPLSGDLLLAIHFMLWGTLTLTPADAPRPADTLIVWTLDRDEELRLLDTLGYARAALAAPATLAERLDLHALGPEALDPGFSVAVLARQLAGRRGALKTVLLNQRVLAGLGNRDADESMWLAGIDPRRVPASLTTDELQRLHGAICAVLEEGIALRGTQRDLFGRKGRAKHRRNIFERTAEPCPRCQTPIERVRLGGRNTHYCPGCQR